From the Chryseobacterium sp. G0201 genome, the window GACCATCCGGTGATAGTGCATGTTGTACCTATGATCATATCTATATCTTGTGTAGAAAGTCCTGCTTTTTCTATTGCTCCCAGTGATGCTTTCATGGCAAGTTGGGAACAGGACTCGCCTTTCTTTTTGTCTATCATGTATCTCCCTTCCATACCCCAGTTCCTCCACCAGTTTTTCGGAAGATTCGGAATCGTAGAAAATGGAGGCATATTATTAGTGTAATAGGTTTCAGGAAGGCCTATGGCTATACTTTTTATTGAGGAATTATATTTCATTTGTAATTTTTAGGACTGAATACTGGGCGAGAAATGGATTGTACGATATTAGAGTGAGTGAGTTTTGTTTAAGCAGCTGATTTTCTTGTAAACTCCAAGGAATAGTATTCATGGCTAAAGTATTTTCAGTTTCCTGTGATGAAAAGTGTTCTGAAAACCATTTTTCAGTGATTACTTCGGTCTGTTGTTCTTCGAATTTTATGATGATATTTTTCAGTTCAGAGTTGATAGTTTTTACAAGAAAAGGACTATAATTCCAATTCACTCTGAAAATATTCTCTTTTTTTAGAGCTTCTTCATTTCCTGCATTGAAACTTAAACTAGCTTTCGATATTTCAGAAAAAGGAATATGGATGTTTTCTAATTCAATTTTGTTATTATTTGATTTAAGTACTAATGCATTTACCGCATCAGGAATACAAAATCCGTTTTGATCATCCTTTAGAAAAGCAGAAAACTTATTTGACTGAATGATCAATGCATAGTTATGCTCAGAATTTAATAAGAAATCAGATGCGATTTTTATCATATTTCCTAAGTCACTATGAAACATTTCGAAAACAAATGCATTTTTTGCATTCAAACACTTTTGTACTTCATGTCCAACTCCGGGAGCTGAAGTGTTTCTCAAAGGAGTGGTATCATAAATTGAAATAGAAGCATTAATAATTACGCCTAATTCATCTTGTGAAATATTATTTTTATCCAATAATCGGCGGCTCACTTCTGCAGCCCAAATAGATAATGATTTTTCTTTTTCAGTTTCGTAAACTTGGCATTGAAAACCACTATGCATTTTACCGCGAATACCAATTATATTTACTCCAGGAATTTCGCAAACTGCATCTATTATTTGCATATTTTTACTATTAATAATTTGAGTTATGTTAAATTGTCTTGTAGCCTTTTTCTGTTGACTTTCCCATTGCTATTTCTTTTTAATTCTTTTATAAAATAGATTCTGGAAGGAGCTTTAAACGTGGGGAAATTTTTTGATAGCATTTTTTGAATCTTATCAGAAAGAACCTCAGTGTTTATTCCAGTTTTTTCCACTACATATAATACTGATTGAGCAAGATTATCGTCATCAAGATAATAGGTAATTGCACACTCATGGACCTGTTTGAAGTTCTGTAATACATGATTCTCAATTTCAATTGGATTTACCCAACGTCCATTTACTTTAAAAAGATCATCTTTTCTGCCATGATAGATGTAGGAACCATCATATCTTTGAGAACATAGATCTCCTGAAAAACACCAACCTTCTTTATACCTTATTTTATTGAATTCTTCTGGTCCCCAATATGAACTGAGTGTACTTTTGGGAGGATAGATGCATAGTTCTCCTATCTCTCCATAGTTTTCTATTGTTTCATAAGGAGCATCTATCTCGCTTATCTTTACATCGTATCCAAGAACTGGAACCCCTAAGGATGCATTTTTACTTTGTTCTTTTGGCTGATAGTCACACATGAAAATATGTCCTATTTCTGTGGATCCAATTCCATTGGTAATAGTTTTTTCAAATATAGTTTCCCATTGCCTTATGATAGATTCCGGGAGTGGAGAACCTGCGGACATAAATAGTCGTATACTATTAAATTCTTTTTTTGAAAAGTCTTTGTGTTGATGAAGAATTTCCGAATAAACTTTTGGGGTAGCAAATAAAACTGTAGGCTTATAAAGCCTCATGTTTTTTATAAGATTATCTATAGCAAACCATTTTTCATCAATTATGACTGTAGCTCCTGTTATCAAAGGAAAAAATAAACTGTTTCCCAACCCGTAACCAAAAAACATCTTTGAAATGGACAATATTATATCTTCTTTAACAATTTCCAATGTCTTCTGTGCAAATAACTCCGTATTTATTAACATAGTATTGTGTTTGTGCTGTACCGCCTTTGGATTACCAGTAGTACCGGAAGTGTATTGCCAAAAAGCAATTTGATTATTTTCCTCGTATAAAAATTCCAAACCTAAATGACTATGTGAAAAGTTTTGAGGGAACAAATATTTTTGTAAATAATTAAACGACCCATTATCCATTATTAATGGATCATTTATTATAATACAATCATTTATTATGTAGCATGAGTTATGGATAACATCATACAGCCGAAGGTATTGGTTATTATCTATTATAGTACCGGTGGCTTTCGAATCTAGTAAAATATATTCTAATTCCGAATCTTTAATTAATGGATTTAGGGGAACGGGAATACAACCAATAGATATTAAAGATAAAAAAGAATAAATGAACTCTGGTGAATCATTCATGATAAGTAGAACCCGATCTCCACAATTAAATTCTCCTGTAAATCTTAAGCAGGATGCAAAAGCTATTATTTTGTCAGCAATTTCATTTCCCGATACGTTCTTAATGCCATAGAGAATCTGGTTTTCATTATTATATAATAATAAATTTTCAATGATATTCTTTGTTATATTCATAGCGTATGTATATTTGTTATCTCGACATCAATTTAAAGTCAGATGATGAATGGGCTATTTTTTATTATGATTTTTACAAGTGACTATTATATGTTGGATACACTTGGTTGAAAAATGTAGGTAGATAGTTTGATTTAATTTTTATCATTTGTTTGTGAATTAAAATTTACAAAAGTATTTTGATTCACGAACGCTTAGATTGCATTTAAGATCTCTGCGAAATTATAAATACAATATTGTAAATTTGTTGGTGTTATGTTATGTTTTTTGAAAAAAATTAGTATTTCTTTGGTACTTATGCAATGAATTTGAAACATTATATGTTATCATTGTGACGCTACAAAAAAAGGCATATAATTAATAAAATATTTTAATAAATAGTTTTATTTGTAAGTATGCTGATATTTTGATTAAAATAATAAAATATAATTAAGATATTATGAATTTTAGAATTGTTATGAATAAAGGTGCATATATGTATATTTCTGCTTTTTTATAAGTGTATAGAATCTATATTTAAGATGTGTATTTCTCACTGTTATTATACCATCTCATTCTTAATACATAACATTCTATTTTTTACAGATGATATACTTCAGCTTTAGCTTGACAAAATCTGGAAACAAATTGCAATGAGATAATCACCTCTATGCATAAATAATTATAAGTTCAATGTTTATGATGTAAATAAAATCATTAGTAAGACTATAACCAATGATTAGGATTTTGACTAGGATCTTTAATATGAAAATATTTTTTTGATATGATAAAGCTTACCAATCATTTTTATTTTTCTCTCTAAACTCCCGAGTATTTTCATCTTTTCAGGTTAATTTTTATTTTTTTTTTTTTTCAACGAAAAAAAGTAGAGAGTGTCGTATGCTTATTTAGCTGTAATAATGCTGTTTTTTAATTTTTTGACATGTGAATAATTCCGAAATTATCACATGTTTTTTTTTAAGTAGCGAATTTAATCTTGTATAATTGCACCAGTTTATGACGATAATGTTAACGTTTGTTAACGAATGAAAGAACTATTATATTATGAATATGGGCTTTTTGCTCTTCTCTAATTTTTAAATGCCATCATTGAGAAGATATAAAAATCTATATTTAAATTGTATGTTTTAAGAGTAGTGAATAAGGGGTTCTATATTCTTATAAATATGATCGATCAGTAAAATTTTCAATTATAAATATCGAGGTGCATATTGTAAAATATGAAAATTCTTCCATATCAGACTAACTTACGATAAAAATACAAAAAAGACGAAAAAAAATTATTTGAAGAATGAGAAAAATTAATTTAATTACATTATTTCTATTTACAATTGCCTCTGGACAAGTGGGAATTAAAACAGAGAGTCCAACTGAAATCCTAGATGTTAATGGTACAGAGAGAGTTAGGGAACTTCCTAAACATCAAATGGTAAATGCAATTTTTACTAAATCAGATGGAACAAGATCAGATAATAAGGATCAAACCTTTATCGCTGTTAAAACTGTGGTAGCTGATGCAAATGGAGTATTAGGCTATGTAGATGGTTTACCTGGGAATATACCATCCACATCAAAAAGAATTACGATAGGGTATTGGGCAGGGTTATGGGATGGAAACTATTATGCATTAGGAGGGACAGGATTTCCGACATTTAATTCTCAACTTCAAAGCAAACTTAATTATGGAACTAATGGTATTTATAACAAAGTAGACGGAATAGATTTTTTACAATTCGAAACAGCGCAGTTAACTAATTATACTGCACTACAATTAAAAGCTATTGTTGATGTTTTCTGTATTGGTGTTCAATTTGGAGTAGACTTGGATGCTACAATAATTGCAAAAATTAAGGAGTTTTCGGATCTTGGAGGAGTAGTTATTGTTGTTCTTGATAGTGGTAGAAATACACCTGCTCATCAAGGTTTTGGGGGAACGGGTAATGTAAATGCAGGACCTAATTTTTCACCTTCATATTCAATTGCAGGAACTACGGGTTCAAGTGGAGTATTCGGAGCCGTACCCGGAAATACTATTATAGCAGGTGCGCAGTCAACTGGTAGGGTATTAAATTCTCAATTGCCTGCAGGAGCTGAAATTTTAGCGAGAGAAGGTGGAACTGCAACAGCCCAAGCTGGAATCTGGATTACAGGAACTAACGGCAGAGTTATCTTCTTTTGGGATGAAGGAGTTTTTAGAAATTCTAATATTTCAACTACCTATATCGATACCGACCAAGAAAAATATCTCCATAACATTATGGCTTATGCATTTAATAAATTAAATCTTTAGTTAATCACGAATTATTCAAAAACATTCATTGATATCGCATATATAGAAGAAAAGACATTTAACATAAGAGCAATATGGAATCTGAAAAGCTTTTTTTATGTAAATTTTGAAGATTTTCTTGCCGTTATTTCAAGGTTTATAATCTTGTATTAAAACTTTTAAGAAAAGTTTCTTTTATATATGCTGGTATTTTTTACCAAGTTGAAGTATAATTTACTAGTAATCATCCGATACTGTTATTTTTAAAAGCTCTAACAACAGCTTGAGAATATACTTAGTTTAAAACAAGCTTATTGTATATCATAGAATGATTTAACAGATCTTTAAACTATTATTCTATAACGAGCCAATATCTCGGATTCGAAAAACATTAACCATATCTAATTAAAATAAATGAATCTTACAGTAGCTTCCATTGTGTATAACGAATCTGAAAACTTAGATCGTTTTTTAAGTTCAATTTACCAACTAGCCAATGAAATTATTATTGTTGATAGCTTTTCTACAGATCAAACAAAAAAAATTTGTCTACAATACCCAAATGTCCGTTTTTTTGAAAAAAAATTTGATGGTTATGGCAGCCAAAAAAACCACGCAATTGGTTTGTGTTCCGCAGAATGGATTCTATTTCTCGATGCTGACGAGGTACCTGATGATAAATGTAAAGAGGAGATTATGAACATTGTAACCAATGGTTCCGTATCGCAATATGATGTTTATAATATAAAATTAGATAATATCTTCCTTGGATGCTCTGTCCGCTACGGGGGGTGGGGAGATGTTTATAGAGAACGATTGTTCAGAAAAGGAGCTGGTAAATATTCAAATGATATTGTACATGAAAAATTCATCACGAAAAGTGAGGTAGGAAAACTATCTGGAATAATTAATCATTACACATATAGAAATATTAACCATCACATAGAAAAAATAAACAGGTATTCTCAAATGATGGCAGAAAAAATGGTATTAGATGGCAAAAAGCCCAGTATATTTAAAATTATAGTAAGCCCCCTATATACTTTTATTAAAACTTATTTTCTGAAGTTGGGATTTTTAGATGGTATAATAGGATATTATTGTTCTAAGACCCTGGCTTATTATACTTTTTTGAAATATCTAAAAGTATACGAAAAGTTTAAAAATTAGCTCCATGATTTATTTATTTTTCATATCTATACCAATCTTCATATTTGTTACTTTTCATTTTCGGCTGTATTTACTATTATATCCTAATGAAAGATTGATAGTTCTGATGTATCATAATATACATGAAAATTCTTTTGATGACCTATCAGTCGAGGTAAGTAATCTTGATAAACAATTTAAATATTTAAATAAGAGAAAGTATACTTCTATTTTTTTTAGTGAAATACATCACCCAATTACATCAAAAGTTATTATAACTTTTGATGACGGTTATAAAAATAACTTTGACTACCTACCGGATTTATTAGCTAAGCATAACCTTAAAGCAGTGCTTTTTATATCTACTCATTTTATACAGCATGGATATGATAATAATATAATGATGACATTTGAAGAACTCCGAAGCCTGCCTTCAAATTTATTTGAAATTGGACTTCATAGCCATTCTCATAAAGATTTCAGAACACTTACCATGGAGCAAGCCGAAGATGATTTAAAAATGAATATGAAAATCTTAAATGAGGAGAAAATTAATTACTGTAGTGTTTTTGCTTATCCATATGGAAAATATATAAAAGAAAAAAATCAAAAAGAAATTTTTTTTAATATTCTAAAAAAGCTAGGGATTAATGTTGCGGTAAGAATAGGTAATAAGGTAAACAGTATAAAGACAACTAATCCTTTTGAAGTTTGTCGTATTGATATAAAAGGGCAAGACTCTTTAATAAAATTTAAATTAAAGCTTATCTTGGGGAAACTCAATTTTTTTTAACGCCAATAGTATTACAATAAGCGTTGTGGTTTTTTATAATCAAATGCTTTTTGAATTTCTATTTTATTCTCCTTGCTGGTTATACTTGCTTATCCATTTATACAAAGTAGTTTTTGGAATTCTGTATTCATTTATAATCTGTAATTTTGTTTTATTACCATTTTCAATTTGTTCCAAAACAAAATCTACCACTTCCTTTGTGTAAATATTTTTCCTATAATGTGGTAATGAGGATTTTTTGTTTGAAGTAGTATTATAAGATGCACTGGCCGGAGGAGCATATAAAATAAGGTGTTGAGAATAAACTCTAAAAAAATCATATTCAAGTAAGGT encodes:
- a CDS encoding AMP-binding protein; amino-acid sequence: MNITKNIIENLLLYNNENQILYGIKNVSGNEIADKIIAFASCLRFTGEFNCGDRVLLIMNDSPEFIYSFLSLISIGCIPVPLNPLIKDSELEYILLDSKATGTIIDNNQYLRLYDVIHNSCYIINDCIIINDPLIMDNGSFNYLQKYLFPQNFSHSHLGLEFLYEENNQIAFWQYTSGTTGNPKAVQHKHNTMLINTELFAQKTLEIVKEDIILSISKMFFGYGLGNSLFFPLITGATVIIDEKWFAIDNLIKNMRLYKPTVLFATPKVYSEILHQHKDFSKKEFNSIRLFMSAGSPLPESIIRQWETIFEKTITNGIGSTEIGHIFMCDYQPKEQSKNASLGVPVLGYDVKISEIDAPYETIENYGEIGELCIYPPKSTLSSYWGPEEFNKIRYKEGWCFSGDLCSQRYDGSYIYHGRKDDLFKVNGRWVNPIEIENHVLQNFKQVHECAITYYLDDDNLAQSVLYVVEKTGINTEVLSDKIQKMLSKNFPTFKAPSRIYFIKELKRNSNGKVNRKRLQDNLT
- a CDS encoding polysaccharide deacetylase family protein, whose protein sequence is MYHNIHENSFDDLSVEVSNLDKQFKYLNKRKYTSIFFSEIHHPITSKVIITFDDGYKNNFDYLPDLLAKHNLKAVLFISTHFIQHGYDNNIMMTFEELRSLPSNLFEIGLHSHSHKDFRTLTMEQAEDDLKMNMKILNEEKINYCSVFAYPYGKYIKEKNQKEIFFNILKKLGINVAVRIGNKVNSIKTTNPFEVCRIDIKGQDSLIKFKLKLILGKLNFF
- a CDS encoding glycosyltransferase family 2 protein — encoded protein: MNLTVASIVYNESENLDRFLSSIYQLANEIIIVDSFSTDQTKKICLQYPNVRFFEKKFDGYGSQKNHAIGLCSAEWILFLDADEVPDDKCKEEIMNIVTNGSVSQYDVYNIKLDNIFLGCSVRYGGWGDVYRERLFRKGAGKYSNDIVHEKFITKSEVGKLSGIINHYTYRNINHHIEKINRYSQMMAEKMVLDGKKPSIFKIIVSPLYTFIKTYFLKLGFLDGIIGYYCSKTLAYYTFLKYLKVYEKFKN
- a CDS encoding helix-turn-helix domain-containing protein — translated: MILDLKNIHIGNLIRARVTEKGFDSFRICKFLKCTELEWKSIQSQRTLDSEIILRLSTLLEYDFFRVYSQHLILYAPPASASYNTTSNKKSSLPHYRKNIYTKEVVDFVLEQIENGNKTKLQIINEYRIPKTTLYKWISKYNQQGE